In Candidatus Methylomirabilota bacterium, one DNA window encodes the following:
- the ctaD gene encoding cytochrome c oxidase subunit I: MATQVAFMPGTRAKPKTLEVIWSWLTTVDHKRIGILYGVSAYVFFLVGGVEALLMRLQLARPDGTLLSAQTFNELFTMHGTTMIFLAIMPMGAAFFNFIIPLQIGARDVAFPRLNALSYWVFLSGALFLHSSFLAGSVPDAGWFGYANLTTRQFSPGSHVDFWMLGLQILGLSSLMAGFNFIVTIINMRAPGMTLMRMPLFTWMSFVVQFLVVLAFPAITVALILLMFDRFFGTLFFSPAAGADPLLWQHLFWIFGHPEVYILILPAMGIVSEVLPTFSRKPLFGAPVVIYSGIMIGFFGFGVWSHHMFSVGMGPVADSAFSIATLLIAVPTGVKIFNWIGTLWGGAIRFTSPLLFALGFISMFIMGGLSGVMHASPPVDLQQTDSYFIVAHFHYVLFGGSIFGLFAGVYYWWPKIFGKVLDERLGQVHFWVMFIGFNVTFFPMHFLGLIGMPRRIYTYAPDLGWNFWNFVSTVGAFIIALSFVVFMVNVAKTSRWGAPAPADPWDARTLEWTISSPPPVYNFAIIPTVHDRDEFWIAKYGDGHGAPPRKSAPAPPVDPASIHMPPPSYWPLLLAAAIVLTISGLLISMYQVILGGLLTLYCMARFMLEYHRPAPGGHH, from the coding sequence ATGGCCACACAAGTGGCCTTCATGCCCGGAACCCGCGCCAAGCCCAAGACGCTCGAGGTCATCTGGTCCTGGCTCACCACCGTGGACCACAAGCGGATCGGCATCCTCTACGGCGTCTCCGCGTACGTTTTCTTCCTCGTGGGCGGCGTCGAGGCGCTCCTCATGCGGCTGCAGCTGGCCAGGCCGGACGGGACCCTGCTCTCGGCGCAGACGTTCAACGAGCTGTTCACCATGCACGGCACCACGATGATCTTCCTCGCCATCATGCCCATGGGCGCCGCCTTCTTCAACTTCATCATTCCTCTGCAGATCGGCGCGCGGGACGTGGCCTTCCCGCGGCTGAACGCGCTGTCCTACTGGGTCTTCCTCTCCGGCGCTCTGTTCCTGCACTCGAGCTTCCTCGCGGGGAGCGTTCCCGACGCCGGCTGGTTCGGCTATGCCAACCTGACCACGCGCCAGTTCTCGCCGGGGAGCCACGTCGACTTCTGGATGCTGGGGCTGCAGATCCTGGGTCTCTCGTCGCTCATGGCGGGGTTCAACTTCATCGTGACCATCATCAACATGCGCGCCCCGGGCATGACCCTCATGCGCATGCCGCTGTTCACCTGGATGAGCTTCGTCGTGCAGTTCCTCGTCGTCCTCGCCTTCCCGGCCATCACGGTGGCCCTCATCCTGCTCATGTTCGACCGTTTCTTCGGCACCCTGTTCTTCTCCCCGGCCGCGGGCGCCGATCCCCTGCTCTGGCAGCACCTCTTCTGGATCTTCGGTCACCCCGAGGTCTACATCCTGATCCTGCCCGCCATGGGCATCGTCTCGGAGGTGCTGCCGACGTTCTCGCGCAAGCCGCTCTTCGGCGCCCCCGTGGTCATCTACTCGGGGATCATGATCGGCTTCTTCGGCTTCGGCGTGTGGAGCCACCACATGTTCTCGGTGGGCATGGGCCCCGTGGCGGACTCCGCCTTCTCGATCGCCACTCTGCTCATCGCGGTGCCCACGGGCGTGAAGATCTTCAACTGGATCGGCACTCTGTGGGGCGGGGCCATCCGCTTCACGTCCCCCCTCCTCTTCGCCCTGGGCTTCATCTCCATGTTCATCATGGGCGGGCTCTCCGGCGTCATGCACGCCTCCCCGCCTGTCGACCTGCAGCAGACGGACAGCTACTTCATCGTGGCCCACTTCCATTACGTGCTCTTCGGGGGGTCGATCTTCGGTCTCTTCGCGGGCGTCTACTACTGGTGGCCGAAGATCTTCGGCAAGGTCCTCGACGAGCGGCTGGGCCAGGTCCACTTCTGGGTCATGTTCATCGGCTTCAACGTGACGTTCTTCCCCATGCACTTCCTGGGGCTGATCGGCATGCCGCGCCGGATCTACACCTACGCGCCGGACCTCGGCTGGAACTTCTGGAACTTCGTCAGCACGGTGGGCGCCTTCATCATCGCGCTGTCCTTCGTGGTCTTCATGGTCAACGTGGCGAAGACGTCGCGCTGGGGCGCGCCCGCGCCCGCCGACCCGTGGGATGCCCGCACCCTCGAGTGGACCATCTCGTCGCCGCCGCCCGTCTACAACTTCGCCATCATCCCGACCGTGCACGATCGCGACGAGTTCTGGATCGCCAAGTACGGCGACGGGCACGGGGCGCCCCCGCGCAAGTCCGCCCCCGCGCCGCCCGTCGACCCCGCCTCCATCCACATGCCGCCGCCCTCCTAC